The following is a genomic window from Rutidosis leptorrhynchoides isolate AG116_Rl617_1_P2 chromosome 8, CSIRO_AGI_Rlap_v1, whole genome shotgun sequence.
acgcacgcacgcgctttcgggcagaaaACCCGAACCACattaatctaattattaaataatatagtGGGGTCCAATTTTTTATGAGGAAGTATATTATTGTTGGTAGCGTTTAGTCATGGGTTAGTCCTAAGAAGGGAGTGCTGATGTAGCGCTGATGTGGCATCTAGTCCTGAGGATGAAGTATGTCACCATTGGAATCACTCTAATACTATTATTTGTATGGTCAATGTAAAAGATCATGCCATTTGGCAGCAAATGGGGTACAGGCAGTCTTCAAGTAGAATGTGTCAATAAAACAAAAGATGGAACCAAATGGTCAAACATGACTTTTTCACATTTGACTTGTTCTAGCCCATTTTTTGTACCACTACTAATAAAATTTCTATATATATCTATCACATATCATAAGTGACTTTCAACGTAACCTTAACTTATAACTATATACACACTCATATATTTGCTTTTTCCTATAATGTCTACTCTTAGCTACAATGATGTCTATCGTCTTTTTAAGAAGCTCGACCAAAATGGAGACGGCCTTGTGAGCCCCCACGAGCTCCAATGGCTTCTTGATACCATGAAAGTTTCTTCGAGTGTTGATGAGCTACAATTCTTAACCGAGAAAACCAGTCTTACTTTTCCAGAGTTTTTGGAGTTTTATGATAACATTACAAAAGAAGGCGATCATAATGAATCTGATAGCGACCTTTTCAAGGCGTTTGAGGTTTTTGATAAGAACCGTGATGGATTCATTAGCAATGAGGAGCTCGAAGAGGCGTTATCAAGGTTAGGATTATGGGACCACAATGGCAACATGGATGTTAAGAGTATGATCAAAGCTTATGATGCAAATTCAGATGGTCTTCTTGATTTTCACGAGTTTAAGAAAATGATGGCTTAAACACATTGCATAAATTTCATTCTTTAGTTACAAACTTGTAGTTTCTACATTGGCATTCAATTCAAATTAAATTAATTGGGTTAAAATGAATCTATACATCTTATTAAACTGATAAAAACAATCTCCCTTCATCATGCAAGTGAAAAACTTTATTATGAAACATATAAGATATATCATTTTGATCGCTGATTCTTCGCTCACTTCTTCTGGTTTTCATCGACTCCAAGCGCATTCTTGACTCCGTCATATGCACCCTGAGCCATGTTCGCCACTTGCTCTCCGGTCTGTAACACAAACGAAAAACAACGATATCACACATTATCAGAAGACATCAAAAATCTTATCGAAAAGAAGAATATATGTGAATATTATTTtgttgttattttattaatttaatgtAATGTAATTAAATTTTACGATTTATTAACCTGTTGGAGAATGCCTGTGGCTTCTTCCTTCTTCGCCTGAGCCTGACCTTGATCCATATCGGCAGCATCAGCAGCCTTGTCTGCGGCTTGGTTTGCGGTGTCTTTCACTGCACCAACCGCGTTCTCGGCTTTGGCCTAAATACGTTATATCATCCAACATAAAACGTGAACAATCGTGTGTCAAAAACGAATACATTATCAAACATACTTTGAGATTGTACATATAAAAGCCATATGAATGTAGCATACCTCGGCCTGGCCATGGGCTTGTCCTGCACTCATGTTGTTCGACATGTTTAGATTAAATAAAATATGTAATGAATAATATTTTGCTTAAAGTGATTATTTATGATTGTGGTTTATGTATGTGAAATGAGGAGGGTGATATAAATATTGGTGTTTAGGTAGAGATGGTGAATTGGTGATCACACATAAATACATTAACCCTGGTTTTATTCCACATTACTTGGACAATATATGCTAATTCCCCTGCTTCTACTCGTATCCATTGATTAATTTTGGTTGTTTTTTAGAGAAAGAAATTTTACATTTAAGTATTTTTCTAAACGTATTCGTTAGGACCGTCATTATTTATTAACCCATCCATTTTGGTATATCATTTTCTCCCTTTGTAATATTCGACTCCCATAATAACGTACAAACAGCTATTTAAAAGACTAAAACCATGTAGCTTTGTATGTTATTTCCTTGACTTATATAGTATCTTATAATCTATTGTTCTCTACTATGTACTTTACGAATTGTTATTATGGCATGACCTCAATTAACTTACACATGAAACAAATAACTATAGAGATACTAGAAAACGTACATCAAGAATATCTTCAATTGTCTAAGCATAGAGCATTGCAGTCTTTAAATATTTGATAAATTTGATAACGTGGAATGCTATATAATATAGGCAAGTAAGGCAACATATGTACATCCCATGTAATCATTTTGTATTTTtgttaaaaaaattataattactaacaaTATTTAGTCTTCGTGGACAATCATAATTGATACATCATTGGCCCCACAAAACCCCAAAATACTTCACATATATTTTGACTTAAAATATTTTTTCCAGTGTAACTTATAAAACTTATTGTTCATGTTAGATGAAATTTATATGAAACGAATGAGTTTTAAACGTATTTTAAGGTCAAATGAAACAGCGAATTTAAGATGGTGTGGGGAAGGCCAAAGAGTAATCAAGGCATTGAAGCAAAAGCTGCAAGTGCCACCAATTATGTTGATATAGAACATGGTATTCTGGGGAGCGCGGCTCAAGTGATAAGAAAAGGAGTGTCACTGAGACATCATCTAGTTTAGGCGGCTGGGAAGACCTGGATGAAAAAAGTAAACTTGCTGGAGACAAGAAACAAAAGGCAACAAACAGAAAAATGATACATCAAACTTTTGTGGGTTCACAATATATTCCATTGTCTTGTGTAGATGGAAGAAATTAATGCATGTTACATCTCTTATACAGTAATAATATTGATTCATCAAATTAAAGTATTCGAACAAAATCTTGACCTCTTCTAGTATGGAGTCTTGGTCACAGGTCCTCGTTGTGCAACAACGATAATTTAGGTCCATAAGCTTCATCTTAATCACCTCCTGCTTTTAGTTGCTTTCTCTTCTTTCGCTTTTGTTCATGCAAACCTGGATGACAGATTGCAATGTTATTAACTATGTAAAAACATGATTTTCAGTTATATAAGTACCGTTTTCTTTTATGAAGAAGAAATGTACGTTTTTTATCTTCTTTCCTCTTTCTTCTTAGGCTCTCTAAGTTCCTCCGCTTTTCTACTGCCCCTTTGGTGTCCATGGAAACCTGAAAATGTAATTGTAGTGTAGTCAATAAGTGTGATTACAATTGTTTACGCACACAGAAACATTTTACCTTATTTTTTACACATTTTTTTAAGTAAACAAAGACCAAGAATTATTAGTCTTGGTCCTTAATTTAtggtgatatatttatatattaactaTTAAGCACGTATGATGAGTCAGCTTAGGGGTACCTCCTGACCGCTACTCCTGAGTGCTTCAAGTGGTTCAACACAATcctgaccaataacaaccaatttCCTCTTCTTGTTGTCTCCTGTTTTGCTGACATCACCATATTTCTGTTTTGCTAATTCTTGAAATTGCTGTTGAAGAAGAGGTGAAATACCAGCCTGCAACATAAACTCGGATGTTAAAGTCACAAAAGGAAGTTTAATTAAAAGAATTAAAAGTTTCATATAGAAAAGGGAATGTATGTACGAGTGGTTACCCCTGCCAAATATCGACTGGAGAACGATTGAGGTTGTAGTGGGCGAGAAAGCAATGAATTGAGCTCCTACATTTTGAGCGCACAGGCAATTAGTCAATATCAGCAAGTATAATGCGTATAATGCGAACAGACTCTAGTTTAAGTAGCTGATAATAGGAGAGAACCTGTTGCAACTTTTTCAGCTGGGCAGAACTTGCTTTCTTTTTCCTGATACTGTTCACTCTTTCCTCCTCACTATCATTTTCCTCTACTATCAGATCAACTGATTCAGCATTTCGTTTAAACCAGCTTTTATCAGCCTTGTCCTATAAGAAAAAAAATTAAGAACACCAAAATAAGAATAAACATTTCATGTAGCTAAAAAGTAGAAATCGTAGTTACGCAAGCCCTTAAATCCCAAGAACTGATTTAGCGATCTCTTTTgcgctagagtagagggagggacgaccatatctaggcgcgggttctatacccgcgggtggagtagtgacttccttctaatctagggtacgaggaatgattgtctacactcaccttccccataccccactttcgttggattgggtattgttgttgttgttgttgtattaaatTCCTGATAAATCCACAAGGCTTTGGATCCTAGTTTTATAAGCTAAGAAACAAAACTAAGGTTGGTGTGGTGATACAAATTCATCTGAGGCTTTTGATCCTGTATTTTGAGCGCACAGGAAATATGAACACGCgtcgtgtctaaattcaattccaattctgcCGGAATCCCATTGGATTCAGTGAGCCAAACGGGGCCTTATAGTTGTGGTAAGTGTATGACAGACTACAACTTGATTTTTAATAACCAAACAAGCTGCTTGATTTAGGAACCATAAAGAGAACATTTCAAAACTCAGCAGTAATGAACTTTCTCCAGCTACAAAATCATATCAACCTATGTAGTAGAAATGGTATGTTCAGATCAAGTTAGTCAAATAGTTTCAGATGTTGTATGTATTAAAGTGTGTTTAGTTGTAGAAAAATCGAAATGATATCCATAGAATTCATCATGAAGAGTCTGAAAAACTGAAACTAGATCACCATTTTCCCAGCAGGTCGCTATCGAGGTGGCATATATAGCCATTCAAACGTAATATGATAATGAATTGGAGCTGAAAGTATGATCGGCAACACGGGAGAACAAATATATGATTACCTGTGATTCCTTTCGTAAAACCCTGTCTATTTGTCGTGCAAGAGATAGCCGTTTAAAAACCTCGGGCATGTATGAAGCCTCTATGGGAAACTGCCTAAAAGTTTCCTGAGTACAAAACAGGGATGAATTGAAACACAAATATTAGTGCATGACCATATAGTTTTCTAAATAATATCACTAATTATAGTCTAATGAATGACCTTTGAAAATGATTTGCACAAAGAAGTAAATTTGGATGTTTCCTTTGGGGAAATCAGAGCAATGCTGCATCCATCAGCAGAAGCCCTAGCTGTTCTTCCACTTCTATGAACATAAACCTGCCAAgagtatataaatataattatattatattatatttgaaataataataattaacacatTGCAAACATTTAAGAGACTTGCACAAAAAAGTGTTTGGGCTCAACTCAGCTCAAACTAGGAAGATATTAACATGTAACCCAACCCGCCCATCTTGCCAACTTTATTGGCAAAcaaataaagaaaagaaaaaacaAATAATTTAGCTTACTTCTGCAGAATGAGGAAGTTGGTAATGGACAACGGTACGAACACCGGGAATATCAAGACCCCTAGCTGCAACATCTGTAGCAACAAGTATACCGTGTTCATGTCCACGAAAACGGTCAATTGCCTGCAACGTACGTCAATATTTAGAGCTTCGTGAAACGAAAAAAAAAAACACTAGACGCTGTTTTGTTATGTAGGAAAGCTAGAACAGTGATTAGTAGAATAAAACTGTGAAATTTTCGCGCAAGAAATTTTACATAGAAAGTAACAAACCTTGAGGCGAGCACGCTGTTGCATCTGTGCATGAAGGGTCCAAACATTCACATTAAGCATCTTCAGAAGAGATGAAATATGACGCAGGGCTGCAATCGATGTGCAAAAGACAATAGTGCGCCCCTGCCCATGTACAGACAAAATATAATACAAATATGCATCTTTATCTTCTTCCTTGCACCTGCACATTTGGTAATAAGATAAAAGTTCAAACATTGATACCAACGAGTCAAAATACACATGCAGCCTATGATTGACTGAAATGCACATGCATTGTGCCTGAACATACAAGAGAAAAAACCAATACATTCTGATCATTCAATGTAAAAAGCTTCATAAGATGTAGACAAAAATGTTCAAATTTGATAAGTTATGATGCGTTATGATATCAGGATACTAAATACTAATACATCCTAACTCCAGAGTCAGTAGAACTCTTAAAGCTACGGTATACagataagaaaaaaaaaatattataacttTACGTTGTcaggataataatactaataggttCTAACGTCCAGATTTGGTATATATGTTTGAATATACAGTCTACAGATAAGATTATAAAATATATTCCACCAATTATAACGGCTACCCAAATACAAACAGGCATCTTTACCTAGCTACAAACAGTCATCTTTTCAAATAACTGATTTGTCTCAACTGGTATATAAGCGAGTCTCTGGTTGTGAGTAGGCCTGTAAAGAATGTTGATCAAATTGAACATGGATTGTTTCAGTACTGTATTTAAGTAAAGCAACCAAATATGGATTTGGATCACCAACAGATGTTAAAGGTCAAAGATACTTAAACTAGACTTCATCGTACGTACATTATTCAAACGTGGGTAGTCATTGAATCCAATACAACTAAAGTTACCCATATATGAACATGCATAATTATCTGAACCCAAATCGGAATCTAGGTCTGAAATTGGAGGTTGTAATCTTTGAACTTCAGTAATTAATAAAGTAACTAAAGACCCTAAACCGGAGAGCATGGTTCCTTTTCATATACAAATGAATTTGAACATGTATATTCATTGAATTGAACTCAGTGGGTTGTGTAATCAGATTCTGAGTAAATATTGTGTTCTTTCTATGAAAGGTGAAACACCTATGTATAGAAGATACAAGATGGGTAAAAAGGAAACAAGATAACTAGTAAATAAACAGACACAGATAAACTAGGAAATTGTATAAGCTTATACTAATACTGATTATATTTAACAGGTTGCAAGCCCTTTCCAAAACACTGTTTAATAATTGACCAAAAGGCTAATTTGAGAGTTGCATCAAATGCTAACACTTTGTATGTAAGGTGTCTTAGCTGCGTGCAACCATTGAAGTCCACACATCGAAAATGGTAAGAGGGAGTGTAATTTTTGTAGCATGTTTAGGTGAACCCCCAAGATGCCATCATGCCAAAGGAAAGAAATGAAAAATGTTACATAACTGAGAGTTTTATTGCAATCTGATGAAAACAAGTAAGCAGATGCAACAACGGTCAATTTTTTATCCTGATGCGTGGAAGACATGATATGCTTACAGTCATCAGAAGCCTTGTAATGCATACTTCTTAATCGTTTTTGGCATATTGGGGGTTAACCCCAAGCACACATATCATTCTTAGATGGCGACAAGTAATTTAGACCCAAATAGGAGGTGTTACCCTTTGATGCATATTTCAATGCACCTCAAACTCTTTTGTTCAGCTTTATAAACAATGTCTTTAGCCTAATGGCGTCCTATTAATTGGACTGGACTGTTCTTCAACTATTAATTAtatagagaagaagaaaaagaatgaaTATATTTGTAAATCTTCAATTAAAGGAAATTGCATCCCTAGTATTGTCCACCAACAAAAAATGAACAGAAATACTAAATAAAGATGACAGTGACTTATGTGAAGCCCCAAGCATCCTTTTGGGTCACATTGATCACAAATACTGACATAAGTTGTTTTTCATGCGAAAACATAAAACAAAGGGATCAGAGAAGAACATACTCAATGAATGACTCCTCAAGTTTATTTGCCATGATTAATGCATTAGTCAGATCAATAACAGCTGCATTGGATCGCATGCCAGCGCGTTCAGAAAGAGCTTCAATCGAATTCAGTTCACCTTCTAACTTCGGTTTCACAGATCCACGTTTAAGTTTTTTCCTAAAATCAGATGATAAGGCAATAGTCGCAGAGAACACAAATGTCTGCCTTTTCTTCCTTTGAATGCCTGTAGCTGTCACACAGTTTATAGTATCCTCTGCATGTCCTTCTTTAACCATTGGAAGCATATCAATAATGGACTGCAACTCATGAAAATGACCATTATCTATCATTCGATCAGCCTCATCCAGCACAAAGAATGACAATGAATGTAACTGCAAAAGTCATCAATAACTCAAGATTAGATACATGACTTCAACAAATATTAAACATTCCCTCTCAGCCCGACCACATTTTCCTGAAAACCCGCCCATCTTGACACCTATACTCTGCAACTTACCTCAACAAGATGAACTTCTCCACCCGACATTAGTTCCCATAGCCTCCCGGGAGTACCTACAACAATCTCGGGCCTACCTTTCAAAAGCCGTTCTTGCTTTTCGGTTGACATTCCACCGACAATCGGGACAACCCTAACATTGGTCCCTGTCGCCACTTGCTTCAGATGATCAGTTACctgatcagaaaaaaaaaatatataataggaAACAAACAGCATTTTTACGAGGGTTGAATCCATTTTTCTGAACTAATGAAATATACAAATCAATAGAGTGTATAAACTTAAAAGTACCTGAAGTGCAAGCTCCCTAGTTGGAGTAATAATAAGTGCTCTTAAAAAACCTCTTGAAACAATTTTTTCATCTGCCTGCCCTTTTTGTTCAATCTGCCTCTCGAATTTCTCTCTTTCGTCAAGTAAACGTTGTAAAATTGGTATTCCAAATGCCAGTGTTTTACCAGATCCTGTCTCTGCAGCTCCAATGACATCCTGTAACGACAAACGTAAAACGTAAAACATAAAGTGATAAGATTATAACAAGGGAGTCTAAAGTTGTCAATAATTGAAATCAGCCTCTTTATATTAATCTAAACTAACCTTTCCTTGATGAGCACCTGCAGGTATACAAGCTTTCTGAATCGGGGTTGGTTCTTTAAACTTGAGTCTGACGATTGACTTCAATAACAATGGATGAAGCCTGAGTTCATACCAAGCATGATACTCACTATCATCAAATTGATCTTCAACTTCACTTTTTTCATTGATATTGATATCTGCAACTATTTAAGAACAAAAATAAACTTCAAACAAACTTATGACATATCATAAGAGTAACAAAACTTTAAAGTATAAGTCTTTAAGAACAAAAATAAACTTCAAACAAACTTATGACATATCACCAGTAACCGCTTCTTCATTATCCACGGATTCCTTAGACTCTTCAGTTTTCTTTGTTTTATCCGCGGATTCTTCGGTCTTTTTagctttcttctttttctttttcgttttctttttcttctttttaacCTCCTCTTCACCCTCACCATCTTTTTTCTCCTCGACAGTAACTTCACCATTGTCAGTTTCTTCCCGTTTCCTTTTTGTCAGTTTCTCCTGCTTTTTCGCACCTTTTTGAAATCCTTTAGGAAGATCTAACCCGTACTCTGATTCATCAATCTCTTCAAGTGATAAAACACCTACCACAACAAAATACAGCTTATTTAAGTTAATAAATCATTAATAAGACAGCATAAATCTTCTTAATCGTTTCATAAAAATGTAAAATAGATACAGCTAATTCACACACTTTTAAATCGAAGGCCTAATGTAGATCAATTACAAATAACATATTCACTTGAAACTCAGTTTATGTAATAGCAAACCCTAAAATCATGATTTGGTACTCAATAATGAGAAATTGACAAGCAGTTTGAGCTGAAATATGATAAACCCTATCAAATCAACAATATGAATACAGCTTAAGTATACATTTATTAGTTACACAGCATAATgtgaattataaaaaaaaaaaaaaagatacgttcAAATTCAAATCAAAAGAAATTCATTATATCAAACAGGAAACCCTATAGGCACAACTCTGCATTCATTAACTGGTCGTTTACAAGCAATTTGAGCTCGAAATGCTAAAACCATACCatatacaataatattaatgaacAGAATGAGTTAGATATTAGAGTATATACGAACCGCCTTCGAAGTCATTTAATCCGGCGAACGTAGAGAAGGGATCTTCATCTGCACCGGGAAGAGATGAAGTCCATGGAAGCGAGTCAAAACGGTCGAGTTTACCAGCGTCTCCTTTGACTGAATTTCTCATTCTCTGTTTCTTCTTTTGTGGTTGAGAGGCCATCTCCGATTCTCCGGTAGGGTTTTGGCGTAAAACGGCGGGGTTTACTCGTTGGAGGCTCAAAAACATGCATCCATTTGTTGAATTAATTTAGCCCGATAGTTTCTTCTTTTTTAGCAATTTGGCACCAAACAAAATTTAATTCTTTATCGACACTAAATTTGTTTATTGTGACGCGTCAGTTCAGTGTTAGTTCAGTGTATTGCTGATGACTGGACGCTGACTGGACTGACATTGGTGAAAAAACAGGTGAATTTGGACGATTGTCAGTTCAGTGTCTTGGAGAGAGTAGATAAGGTCCACCAATTATTTATCTATACATtttcttatatatttttaacacattattaaatagaattaataaaaatacgaacaaatattaaattaaaaaatacATTTAAAGTTCTAAAATacacttttatttaaaaaaaaagtccTGAAACGGTTACAATTAAAAGTTGCAAAAAAAAAGtcctaaaattacttattaatcctaaaaattacttattaaaaataataacaatttaaCGGCCATAGCGAGTCGGAGATCCCGATTCATGCGAATACGTATCATCATCTCGACCGTTCGAAGCGGGAAGGCTCCACACGTTCCTACATTACAACGTGATACGTTTTTTCGTCAGTTTGGCCTGTCCGACCATTCGTTCCCACACGGCTTCGGATCGAAATTCCTTGAACAAATCCGTGACCTCGTCACAGTACCAAATAGTCATTAGAAAACGGCCTAACTTTGATTAGTTTTAGACTTTAGCTATTGTAGCATATTTTTGCCCACGCTAAACCAAATCTTTTGGATACGGCCACTGCTTCCAAATACATTATTATGCCTTAAAATATtttttgcaacttttaaataatgtTATGCTAAATATGTCATCTACAAAATAACTTATAAGCTCATGAAAATACATTTTCACATGTATTCATTAAAGACAAATCTCTATCTGTATAAGTCACGATTCATACGTTTTGTCAAAAGCCAACTTTAAATAATTTAATGCCCAAATAAAGTTTTTACTTTTCTTCCATATTCATTAAGAAAAGAAGAATGTTAGTATATAAAAAGTTTTGCTGGTCGAGTTACACCGACGATTTCAAAAAAGACAACTTATAAATCTTGGTATTATCAATGGCGGAGACAAGGGGGGGACTGAGGGGTGTTTAGCCTCCCCCAAGGCCCAATCAAGACTCAAGTTTCATTTGTATTAATATGCACAAATAATTGTAAGTCTCTCTTAAGTTCCAAATATCAAATGTAATATTATGACTTGTTAATGTAACATCTTTTGTAATCATCCGATTAACGACTAAGCCACCCCCATATGTAAA
Proteins encoded in this region:
- the LOC139861561 gene encoding DEAD-box ATP-dependent RNA helicase 13 isoform X2, with translation MASQPQKKKQRMRNSVKGDAGKLDRFDSLPWTSSLPGADEDPFSTFAGLNDFEGGVLSLEEIDESEYGLDLPKGFQKGAKKQEKLTKRKREETDNGEVTVEEKKDGEGEEEVKKKKKKTKKKKKKAKKTEESADKTKKTEESKESVDNEEAVTDININEKSEVEDQFDDSEYHAWYELRLHPLLLKSIVRLKFKEPTPIQKACIPAGAHQGKDVIGAAETGSGKTLAFGIPILQRLLDEREKFERQIEQKGQADEKIVSRGFLRALIITPTRELALQVTDHLKQVATGTNVRVVPIVGGMSTEKQERLLKGRPEIVVGTPGRLWELMSGGEVHLVELHSLSFFVLDEADRMIDNGHFHELQSIIDMLPMVKEGHAEDTINCVTATGIQRKKRQTFVFSATIALSSDFRKKLKRGSVKPKLEGELNSIEALSERAGMRSNAAVIDLTNALIMANKLEESFIECKEEDKDAYLYYILSVHGQGRTIVFCTSIAALRHISSLLKMLNVNVWTLHAQMQQRARLKAIDRFRGHEHGILVATDVAARGLDIPGVRTVVHYQLPHSAEVYVHRSGRTARASADGCSIALISPKETSKFTSLCKSFSKETFRQFPIEASYMPEVFKRLSLARQIDRVLRKESQDKADKSWFKRNAESVDLIVEENDSEEERVNSIRKKKASSAQLKKLQQELNSLLSRPLQPQSFSSRYLAGAGISPLLQQQFQELAKQKYGDVSKTGDNKKRKLVVIGQDCVEPLEALRSSGQEVSMDTKGAVEKRRNLESLRRKRKEDKKRLHEQKRKKRKQLKAGGD
- the LOC139864840 gene encoding probable calcium-binding protein CML44, which produces MSTLSYNDVYRLFKKLDQNGDGLVSPHELQWLLDTMKVSSSVDELQFLTEKTSLTFPEFLEFYDNITKEGDHNESDSDLFKAFEVFDKNRDGFISNEELEEALSRLGLWDHNGNMDVKSMIKAYDANSDGLLDFHEFKKMMA
- the LOC139861561 gene encoding DEAD-box ATP-dependent RNA helicase 13 isoform X1 encodes the protein MASQPQKKKQRMRNSVKGDAGKLDRFDSLPWTSSLPGADEDPFSTFAGLNDFEGGVLSLEEIDESEYGLDLPKGFQKGAKKQEKLTKRKREETDNGEVTVEEKKDGEGEEEVKKKKKKTKKKKKKAKKTEESADKTKKTEESKESVDNEEAVTVADININEKSEVEDQFDDSEYHAWYELRLHPLLLKSIVRLKFKEPTPIQKACIPAGAHQGKDVIGAAETGSGKTLAFGIPILQRLLDEREKFERQIEQKGQADEKIVSRGFLRALIITPTRELALQVTDHLKQVATGTNVRVVPIVGGMSTEKQERLLKGRPEIVVGTPGRLWELMSGGEVHLVELHSLSFFVLDEADRMIDNGHFHELQSIIDMLPMVKEGHAEDTINCVTATGIQRKKRQTFVFSATIALSSDFRKKLKRGSVKPKLEGELNSIEALSERAGMRSNAAVIDLTNALIMANKLEESFIECKEEDKDAYLYYILSVHGQGRTIVFCTSIAALRHISSLLKMLNVNVWTLHAQMQQRARLKAIDRFRGHEHGILVATDVAARGLDIPGVRTVVHYQLPHSAEVYVHRSGRTARASADGCSIALISPKETSKFTSLCKSFSKETFRQFPIEASYMPEVFKRLSLARQIDRVLRKESQDKADKSWFKRNAESVDLIVEENDSEEERVNSIRKKKASSAQLKKLQQELNSLLSRPLQPQSFSSRYLAGAGISPLLQQQFQELAKQKYGDVSKTGDNKKRKLVVIGQDCVEPLEALRSSGQEVSMDTKGAVEKRRNLESLRRKRKEDKKRLHEQKRKKRKQLKAGGD